From one Trifolium pratense cultivar HEN17-A07 linkage group LG1, ARS_RC_1.1, whole genome shotgun sequence genomic stretch:
- the LOC123886259 gene encoding probable protein phosphatase 2C 55, whose protein sequence is MNLNYSVYKMPFNNYFSSFGKFLGKERGFQDSAEVLIGQGKLWFGSSKFFHSVNKLSSDCVEATLFIRPGVALAERPEFVGKRRTLSVVDTLSRTFSVPSVSGSLIQVCGYHIDCALAGPDKYSAGGKFQIKTMAARLPGFGVGECSLDNLTLKCRRGLLSTKNNSNSVYLRAGLGNGGKVSMCLNNHQRPDNGAIFGYFVCNVAKSWGSSWHHTQSGHSDYHSSSTSCNSVGPAHDVPVDTSAREVKLTNSADSSELKTPSGKTLKLVSGSCYLPHPDKEETGGEDAHFICSEEQAVGVADGVGGWADLGVNSGFYSRELMSNSVDAIREEPKGSVDPARVLEKAYSSTKAKGSSTACIIALTDQGLNAINLGDSGFMVIRDGCTIFRSPVQQHDFNFTYQLECSSNSDLPSSGQVFTVAVAPGDVIVAGTDGLFDNLYNNEITAVVVHGVRAGLSPQATAQKIAALARQRALDKNRQTPFSTAAQDAGFRYYGGKLDDTTVVVSYITGSGEA, encoded by the exons ATGAATCTGAATTACTCTGTTTATAAAATGCCATTCAATAATTACTTTTCGAGTTTTGGAAAATTTTTGGGGAAAGAAAGGGGATTTCAGGATTCTGCTGAAGTTCTCATTGGACAAGGGAAATTGTGGTTTGGTAGTTCTAAGTTTTTTCATTCTGTCAATAAATTAAGTTCAGATTGTGTGGAGGCGACCCTGTTTATTCGTCCTGGGGTTGCCTTAGCTGAAAGACCTGAATTTGTTGGTAAAAGGAGAACCTTGTCGGTAGTTGATACACTATCTAGAACGTTTTCGGTTCCGTCTGTATCGGGGTCTTTGATTCAGGTTTGTGGATATCACATTGATTGTGCTCTTGCTGGACCGGATAAGTATTCGGCTGGTGGAAAATTTCAGATTAAAACAATGGCTGCTCGCTTGCCTGGGTTTGGTGTTGGTGAGTGCTCTTTAGATAATTTGACTCTGAAGTGTCGTCGGGGTTTGCTGTCAACGAAGAATAATAGCAATAGTGTTTATCTGAGAGCTGGTTTGGGAAATGGTGGAAAAGTGAGCATGTGTTTGAATAACCATCAAAGGCCAGATAATGGTGCAATTTTTGGTTATTTTGTTTGTAATGTTGCAAAGAGTTGGGGTAGTTCTTGGCATCATACACAATCAGGACATAGTGACTACCATAGTTCGTCGACATCATGCAACTCTGTTGGCCCCGCTCATGATGTGCCTGTAGACACTTCTGCCCGTGAGGTGAAGCTAACAAATTCTGCAGATTCATCTGAACT GAAAACTCCTTCTGGGAAAACCCTGAAGCTGGTATCCGGATCATGCTACTTGCCTCATCCTGATAAAGAAGAAACTGGTGGAGAAGATGCTCATTTTATATGTTCTGAGGAACAAGCAGTAGGGGTGGCAGATGGTGTTGGTGGCTGGGCAGATCTTGGTGTTAATTCTGGATTTTACTCTCGCGAACTCATGTCAAATTCAGTGGATGCTATTCGGGAGGAGCCCAAAGGTTCAGTTGACCCGGCTAGGGTGCTGGAAAAAGCATACTCAAGTACAAAAGCTAAGGGTTCATCCACAGCATGCATCATTGCACTAACTGACCAG GGACTTAATGCTATTAATTTGGGAGACAGCGGGTTTATGGTTATCCGTGATGGTTGCACCATATTCAGATCTCCTGTGCAGCAACATGATTTCAATTTCACCTATCAGTTGGAATGTAGTAGCAATAGTGATTTACCTAGTTCTGGTCAG GTTTTTACAGTTGCTGTTGCTCCTGGCGATGTCATAGTTGCTGGTACGGACGGGCTGTTTGATAACTTGTACAATAATGAAATTACAGCGGTGGTGGTTCACGGCGTAAGAGCTGGCTTAAGTCCTCAGGCTACAGCTCAGAAGATAGCTGCTTTGGCACGTCAACGGGCACTGGATAAAAACAGGCAGACTCCTTTCTCAACCGCTGCTCAAGATGCTGGATTTCGTTACTATGGTGGCAAGCTTGATGATACAACAGTTGTAGTTTCATATATTACTGGTTCTGGAGAAGCGTAA